From the genome of Gemmatimonas sp., one region includes:
- a CDS encoding TIGR03790 family protein — translation MQFRTLVRLVGSLLLAACAAPAPRVAKRAPATGAERVLVVINTRSAASDSVGRYYAKRRGIDPSHIVRLALPLEDEIGDIAFQTALAAPVRAAIEALPVRIDFIVLTTGVPIRVARKNGYSVDAMLAGMHLAIPPMVGLDSVWLARYRNPYYNADGPFASDRYGIYLVTRLDCGRVADCLALVDRSIAARPAPGPFYFDAMPPRRGTDGYATMNLLLYRAAFRLGQRGVGVQIDTTASFVAPPVAVMGYVSWGSNDSRFDSTAYHAVRFLPGALAETFVSTSARTFGQVKGGQSRIADLIAQGVTGVKGYVSEPFTLALANPDILFDRYVRGATLAESFYAASYMVLWKDLVIGDPLCAPYAMFQEPSFAP, via the coding sequence ATGCAATTCAGGACTCTTGTGCGCCTCGTCGGCAGCCTGCTTCTGGCGGCGTGTGCCGCCCCCGCCCCGCGGGTGGCGAAGCGTGCCCCGGCCACGGGCGCCGAGCGCGTGCTGGTGGTCATCAATACCCGCAGTGCCGCCAGTGATTCGGTGGGCCGCTACTATGCCAAGCGTCGAGGCATCGACCCGTCGCACATCGTGCGGCTGGCGCTACCGCTCGAGGATGAGATCGGCGACATCGCTTTTCAGACCGCGCTGGCGGCACCGGTCCGGGCGGCCATCGAGGCGCTGCCGGTGCGGATCGATTTCATCGTGCTCACGACCGGTGTCCCGATTCGGGTGGCCCGCAAGAACGGCTACAGCGTGGACGCCATGCTGGCGGGAATGCATCTGGCGATTCCACCCATGGTCGGACTCGACAGCGTATGGCTGGCCCGCTACCGCAACCCGTACTACAACGCCGACGGACCGTTCGCGAGCGACCGGTACGGCATCTATCTCGTGACGCGACTGGACTGCGGTCGCGTGGCGGATTGTCTGGCGCTGGTGGATCGCTCCATCGCTGCCCGCCCGGCGCCGGGTCCGTTCTACTTCGATGCGATGCCGCCGCGTCGTGGCACCGATGGCTACGCCACCATGAACCTGCTGTTGTATCGCGCGGCGTTTCGCCTGGGGCAGCGCGGGGTGGGTGTGCAGATCGACACCACGGCATCATTCGTCGCGCCCCCGGTTGCAGTCATGGGCTACGTGAGCTGGGGCAGCAACGATTCGCGCTTCGACAGCACGGCGTATCATGCCGTGCGCTTCCTGCCCGGTGCCCTGGCCGAGACCTTCGTGTCCACCAGCGCGCGCACGTTCGGCCAGGTCAAGGGTGGACAGAGCCGGATTGCCGATCTGATCGCGCAGGGCGTGACCGGTGTGAAAGGGTACGTGAGTGAGCCCTTCACGTTGGCGCTGGCGAATCCTGACATTCTGTTCGACCGTTATGTACGAGGCGCTACCTTGGCGGAGTCGTTCTATGCGGCATCGTACATGGTGCTCTGGAAGGATCTCGTGATTGGCGATCCGCTCTGCGCGCCGTATGCGATGTTTCAGGAGCCGTCCTTCGCGCCGTGA